The region AGTTGAAGAACGATGTAGAGTTCATCCAATGCTTTTAGATGCTTGTCGTCAGCTTGATAAATATACTGATGATTTAGAGCTCTATGATCCAAGAATTAAGAAATCTGCATTTTTTTATACAGGTCCTGAATCTTTAAGACGACCTGAAGTTACAAGACATTTAAATAAACTTAAAAATATGGATAAAAAAAGAGATTTGGTTATTTTACCTAAATCTAGAAAACCATACTCAAAATATATTAATAAATCTGATTTTGGTGATTTTTATACTTATGGTAGTGAAACAGATTTAGATTTAGATAACACTGATTTCATGGTTTTAGATGTTCCATTCTGCCTTATACCTCTAGATATTGATGAAGTTTATCCTTTATCTCAGAATGAATCTCCTAAAATAAATGATATTGATTCTATAGAGTTTATAGAGAATTTTATTTCTGAATTTATAGAGTATTATGATCAAACATTGATTAGTTCTAAAATAATTGACTTATTAGGTATTGGTCTTTATAATATTCATCCTGATTCAGATAATGTAAAATTTATAAAGGATGATGAAAGAAAGGTTAAAGCTATAGCTGATTATCAATTTGGTAATGGTGTAGGGGAATTTATCTTTGAAGGGAATCTTAAAATCGAAAAAAGTAAAAATACTGGAAAGATTAGACATATTTATTCTGATGGGACTCTTATAGCTAATATGAGAGCTTCTGATTCATTTTTTGTTTTAGCTAAAGAAGGAGCAAAAAGGTTGCATCGTTTTAAAGCGTTTCCTGAAAATAGGGTCGTGGTAAATAAAGATTCAGAACCTTTTGCTCGTGAAGGTAAAAGTGTTTTCTCTAAATTTGTACTTGATTGTGATACTAATATTAGATCTAAAGATGAAGTTTTAATAGTTAATGAAGATGATGAATTATTAGCTTTTGGTAAGGCTTTGTTAAATCATAATGAAATAATGGATTTTAATACAGGTCAAGCTATAAAAACAAGAAAAGGATTTGGAAATATAGTTTCATAATCCTCTTTTTATTGTTTAATAATCCTCTTTCTATTATTTAATAATCTCCTTTCTATTATTTAATTATTTTATAATTCACTTTGTTTTGTTTTATTTTATTCTTTGCAAGTTGTTTCTTTGAAATTTTTTGAACTTTATTAACTATTAACCCATAATAATTTTTTCCTATTTTGTTTGATATTATTTTATTCTTTTGGGATTGTTTTAAAATATTTAAACCATATTTATGCTTTGTTATTGAATTTTTTTTAAGAATATTATTTTTGCTTTTATAAATGTATATTCCATATCCTTTTTGTATTGAGTTTCCTGTTATTTTATTAGATTGTATTGTGTTACTATTCCCTTTTAAGTTTATCCCATAATTTTTTGGCTTTTTAATACTATTACTTAATATTTTATTTTTATATCCATTAATTTTTATTGCAAGATTTCCTTTAATAATTTTATTTTTATAAATAAAGTTTTTGGCTCCATTGGATACTATTTGATTGTTATTACTATTTAAATTATTATAAATTATTCTATTACTGTTGCCATTAATATCTATTCCTTTTTTGCTGTATTTAATATTGTTACTTTTAATATTATTACTTTTAATATTGTTATAATCGCCTTTTACTATTATTCCGTTTCTATTGTTTGTTATAATATTCCCTATTAATTGATTATTAATACCTTTAATGTATATTCCATATTGATTGTTGTTTAATTGATTTTTATTTATTAGTGAATTTGATGCTTTATTAACAATTCCATATTTATTATTAATTATTTTATTATTTAGTATCTTGGCTTTACTTGACACTTTAATACCAGTATTAGCTTTGTTAATATTGTTATAGGTTATTTGATTATCATTACCTTTGCTATTTATTGCTGTAGATCCACCATCAATAATATTATTGTTTATTTGATTGTTGGAACCAGTATTAATGATTCCATTTTGATTATCTGTTAAAGTTAATTTGTTGTAACTAATAATAGCTTTATTTCCTTGATTTTCTATTATAACATTATTATTTTTGTTGTTATATAAATTATTATTTTTAATAATCGTATAATGTCCTTTATTGATTATATGGCCATTTAATTCATTTTTGATAATTTGATTATTGTTTCCAATTATTTCAAGTTTATAATAATTAGAATTAGTATTTTTAACTTCTTTTATTTCGGTTATGTTATTATTATTACCTTTTATAGTAATTGTAAAAAAATTGTTTATAACAGTACCATTAATAGAGATATTTTTAATTTTTGAGTTATTTTCATTATAATCTATATAAAAACGATTATTTGAAATATTACTAGAGTTATTACTATTATTTATAAAAATTCCATGATTGTTAATATTATAAATATTATTATTCATAATATTTAAAGGAACATCTGAATAAATTAGTAAATTATATTCTTTTTTGGAATTTTCAAAATATGAATTAATAATATCAAATTTATCTTCTTGATTATATATGGCACTACCATAACCATTTGCAGTGTTATTTTTAAATTTTGAGTTGATTAAAACTTGCTTTCCTCCAAATTTGTATATAGCTCCACCATAGTTTGCACTATTGTTAGTGAAATTGGAATTAATTATAGTTTGAGCAAAACCTATTTGGATGAAAGCTCCTCCACCTTCGGTTGCAGTATTATTTATGAAGTTAGAATTAGTTATAGTTTGATTACTATAATGATTAAAGATAGCTCCTCCATAACTTCCATTGTTATTTGTAAAATTAGAATTATTTATAATTTGATTACCATAGATATAAATGATAGCTCCTCCATGAAATCCAGTATTATCTCTGAAATTAGAGTTATTTATATCTTGAATACCTCTATAATGATATATAGCTCCTCCTCCATAGCTTGCAGTATTGTTAATAAAGTTAGAATTATCTATAATTTGACTACCATCTTGATTATAAATAGAAGCACCATTTGTTGCATAATTATTTAGAAATGTACAGTTTATTATTATTAGATTTCCCTCATTGTATATTGCTCCACCATTGTTTCCATTAAAGTTTTGCAGTATTAGATTGATTAGTGTTAAATTCCCCTCATTATTTATAAAACTGGTTATATTTGAACCATCAATAATTGCTTTATTATTAGTATCATTACTTTTTATAGTAATATTTTTACTTTTGGCTATTTGAATTCCTGTGTTATTTTCACCTGTGTATTTTCCACCACTTAATTTAATTATATCATTATTATTATCTATAGTATTTTTAATACCTCCTTCAGTAGTATTTGTAATTTCAACTGTTGTTGCCATACTTGAATTTACTACTAATAATGATAAAAATATTATTAAAAATGTTAAGATAATGATTTTAATTAATTTTTTTGAAATAATTTTACCTCCAATAATTAAATTGCTTTTATAAAAAGAGCTTTTTAAATACTTTTAATACTTTTAATACTTTTTAATACTTTTTAAATAGTTTTTAAAATAGTTTTTAAATATTATTGCATATCAAATATTATTGCATATCGATTTTTTTTAATATTCTAAATATCTTTTTATTCAATGTCTATATTTATATTTATAATTATTTAAATTTTTTTATGAATTTATTTTTAATTAAACATTAAAATAATAATAAAACATAAAAAATTATCTGATTGAAATTAGAAATTAGATATGAAATTATATTCATAATGAAATCTATTTTTAATAATATGAAATAATCAAGTATACTTAATAAAATAATATAAAAAGTAAAAAACAACATAAAAAATATAAAAAATATAAAAAATATATAAAAAAACAATATAAAAACAATTAAAAAGAATATAAAAATAAAATAAATAATATAAAAATAATAATAAAAATCTAATAATAAATTTATAAGGAATTAATGATAAATTTAATATTGTATTAATATCGTTATAAAAAAAATATTGGAGAAATAATGAATTTAAATAATAATCTAACAAAAGAAAAACTTTTGAAAAAACTTGACTATTGGTATGAAAATGCTCGTTTTGAAAAGGTAATAGATAAAGTATTAAAAATTCCCAAAGAAGATAGAGATTATGAAACAACTTCCTACTTAATAAGAGCATATAATAGTGTTAACAAATTCCAATCAGCTATTAGAGAACTTAATTTAATTAAAGATAAAGGTAAATCTGATCCTTTTTGGCATTTTAGATTAGGTTATGCTTATTTGAATATAGAAAATTTCGATGATGCTTTAAAAGAGTTTGAGACTGCTCATAAACTAGATGAAAATAATGAAACTATAAAAAATCATTTTGAAACTCTTAAAATTAATCTATTTCTTGGTAAAAATTTGTTAGAAGATGAAAAGAATACTTAACAAATAAATACATAATCATCTGAATTTTACTTATTTTATCTTAATTATTTTAATTTTACTCACCTGAATCTTAATTATCTGAATTTTACTTATCTGAATCTTATTATCTGAATTTTACTTATTTGAATCTTATTATATTAATCTTATTTTTTCATTGACTTATTTTAAGAGGTGTTGTTATATTAAGTATTGAAGATTTCATTGAAGGTAGTTATTCTTCATTTGAAGCTAAAATAAATCTATGGAAAAAAGAAGTGGATTTGTTTATTAATATTTTAGAAAATCATCATATTTCAGATAACATTTTTGAAGATATAGTCAGAATAATAAAATTTGTTGAGGAAAATAAGAGTATGATCCAAGAAACTTTATTTAAGGATGATATTTTAGAGTTAGCTGAAGATATTACTAGTTCAGCTACTCTTTTAGAATGTGCTTCTGATGAGTGTTATATTTTAGATGATGGTTCTAAAGTATATTTTCCAATAACAAAGGATGATTTTTTTAATAGTTTATATATTGAATCATTAACTATTAATTTCAATAAGAATAATAATTCTTTTATAGAGCTTATATTATTAAATAATCCTGATTATTTTAATGGTAGCTATTTTATAATAAATATTGATGAAAATAGCAATATTAAATTCATTGGATTGGAAGATTAAGTATGATACTATTAAATTATAGATTAGAAAATTTAAGTAATTTTTATTTAATTATCTTTTATTTAGTTATTTTTATTTAGTTATTTTTATTTAATTATCTTTTATTTGGTTATTTTTTTATTTATAGTTATTATTTTTTTATTTGATTATTTTTGATTTATTGAATATTTTCATGATCTTAATAATTATTTATTTTAATGATCTTTATTTTTTTAGTTACTATTTTAGTAAAATTATCATTTTATTAAATTAATTATAATAAGACTTTATATCAATAAATATTTAAAATATAACTAAAGTATAATAAAATATATTAAATTTAAAATAATATAAATATTTAATATAAAATAATATAAGTATTTAATAAATTTAATAAAATTTTAAATTTAATAAAAAACTAAATTTAATAAAAAACTAATATAAATATTTAATAAAAATTCATTAAATAATTCAATAACTTAAGGAAGATATTTATGATACCTGGAATGAATCCAAAACAAATGAAGCAAATGGAAAGACAAATGAAAAAGATGGGAATGGAAATGAAAGACCTTCCTGATGTTAAAGAAGTTATTATTCGATTTGAAGATAAAGAACTTGTTATTCCTGACGCTGAAGTAAATCTTATGAATGTTATGGGTCAAGAAACCTATCAAGTCACTGGTACTGCTGTTGAAGTTGAAATAGATGCTGAAATTGTTATTCCTGATGAAGACATAGAGATGGTTGCAAATCAAGCTGGAGTAAGTAAATCAGATGCTGAAAAAGCTCTAATATCTACTAATGGTGATTTAGCAGAAGCTATTTTAAAATTAAGTCAATAAATTTATTAGAAGATTCATATAAATTTCTTATAAGTTTCTATAAATTTTATAAACTTCATAAAAATATTTCAATATAAATAGTGAAAAATATGCCAGATTCAAATGAAAATTCTTTAAATTCTGAAACTGTAATAGCTCATATATCTGATTTACATATTAGTAATAATGCATTTGATGATGAGATATTCCTCGAGGTTGTAAACCAGATTAATGATTTATGTCCTGATATGGTGATTGTTACTGGAGATCTCACTGATCATGGATATTATTCTGAATTTTTAAAAGCTAAAGAATATTTTTCTATGATTCAATTTCCATTGTTTGCTGTCCCTGGAAATCATGACGCTCGTAATGTTGGGTATGAAATTTTTGAAGAGTTGATTGGGGAACGTAGCTGGGTTTTAACTAAAGATGATGATTTAACTGTAATTGGTATGGATAGTAGTGGACCAGATATTGATAGAGGGCATATTGGTAGACCTCAACAGTTATGGATGGAAAATGAGTTAAATAAATCTTTGAAGAATTCTAATTTTTCTATTGTAGCTATGCACCATCATGTAATTCCAGTTCCAAAAACTGGAAGAGAAAGAAATGTTTTATCAGATGCAGGAGATATTTTACAGAGTCTTATAGATCATGATGTTAATATGGTTATCTGTGGGCATAAACATGTTCCTCATCTTTGGAGAATGGAAAATACACTATTTGTAAATGCAGGTTCGGTTTCATCTATTAAATTAAGAGGAAAGGATAAAAACTCTTATAATACTTATCATATTCGTCCTGATCATATAGATGTTATTTTAAACAATATTAATGATGAAAAAATATTTTTAGGAAAATTTAATAGAATATAATTTTTTTAGAATTTTTTAAAATTTTTATAACTTTTTTATAACTTTTTTATAACTTTTTTTTTGAATTTTTAATATTTTAAGAATTTTTAATATTTTAATAAATTCTTTTATAATGTTTCTTTTATTTTATTTAATTAAATTTATTTAATTTTGATTTTATTTTTTATTTTTTATTTTAATTAATTTAATCAATTTAATTAGTCTTATAAGACTAATTTATTTTGTTTTTTAAGATATTTAGTAGTAAAATTTAAATATATGTTTAACTATTATATTATTATCGTAAACATTATTGGAAATTATCTCTATTGGAATTTCATTTAATATAATTCATACTTAATAATAATTAATTTTAATAATAATCAATTTTTGGTGATAAATTGAAAGTTATCATAGATGCATCTAATGTGGCCCATTTTGGTAAAGAAAATGATTCAAGTCCTAAGTTAGCTAATATTCTTTCTGCAGTGAAGGCATTAGAAGATAAAGGACATGATTTTGTTATTATGGCTGATGCTTCTCTTAAACACGAAATTGATGATAAAGAAAAGTATGTTCATTTACTTGATGAAGAAGCTATTGAGGAAGTTCCAGCAGGTAACAATGCAGACCATTTTATTCTTGAGTTAGCTGAAGAAGAGAATGCAAAGATTCTCTCAAATGATCTTTTCAGAGAATTTAATGATGAGTTCAAAGATATACAAAGTAGGAGATTACCATTTTCCTTTGATGGTGAAAAAATAACCATTGGGGAATCTAAAAAACCAAAAAAGGATAAGAATATTCTTCAGCATATATGTAATGATATTCTTTTATCTATTGAAAATAAACGATGGGAGATTTATAAAGGAAAAGAAGGAATTGAATTTAGCCCATTAAACATAGCTAAAGAGTCCATAATTCGAATGGATAAATCTCAGCAAGATGGGGTAGGTAATAAAATTGAAGGCTTGTTTTCTAAGCTTCCTATGTTTGATAAAGTTATGGATATGGTGGAAGATGTTGAAACATCGGCACCTTACGTTATCTTTGTTTTAGTTCATCCTAAAGATTATAAAGAAGCTGTTAAGAGTGCAGGTAATATTTCTGTTACTATAGCTGACAGACTAAGACTTGATAAAAGACCACTTATAGCTGTTAGAAATGACCTTTTCATGAAACCTGGTACATTTGAGCTTAACATTCTTTATTCTGATGAAGTTGAAGAGGAAGCTCCTTTCAACGTTGAAATTAAAATTAATTCTCATGATGAGGTTTTTATAAAGAAAAATTCTCGAAATATAGCAAGTACTGTAGCTGGAAGAATGGGATCTTGGAAGTTTCCATTTGTGGCTGTTAAACCTGATATTATTTTGGAAAAGCCTGGGGAATTTGAGACTTATTTGGATAAAAATGAGAAATATGGTAAAAAGGAAGATAAATAATCATAAGATATAATATAAGATATAATATAAGATATAATATAAGATATAATCATAAGATGATTAATCACAAGATTATTAATCATAAGATGATTAATTTATAATATGGAAATCTATATTAACAATATATAAGATAAATAATCTATTTAATAAACTCACTTTAAAATTATATTGCTTAAAAGTATTAAGGTATACTATTTAAAAATATTAAGGGGGCAATAAATGGCTAATCATGGACTTACTAGATATATATTTAAACTTTTAACTAAGCATGAAATCATCAGTATTGGTACTAAATATTATCCAACAACTCCCTTAGAAATTGAATATGTTGAAATGTTTAATTTCACTCAAACTATGCTTATGGAGCTTGAAAAAGCAGAAATTACAACCGATAGTATTTTTTATAACCTATTACGTGATGTTGGGGAAGAAAATATTCCTGAAAACCATCATTTTTATGAGTTAAAACCTGCTGAAAATAAAATTGAGGAATTTGCTCTTGTAAGTAATATTATAATGGGTAGTGACCGTTATCTCTATGTTGAGCTTTCTAATTCAAGTTTAATTATAAATGAGTTTTCTAATATTATAATGGAAGAAAAAGGAGAGATTGTAGAGCAGAGTTCTACTGAAATTGTTTCAAAACTTCTTTCTAAAAATGATGCTATTAGAGTAGCTATTAAATTGGTTGGAATGGGCCTTGATAATGGTGTTAATGTTCGTGCTGCTGTTGGAATGACTGGTGCTGCAGCTATAGAACGCTCAATTAATCTTACTAAAGAAGTTGGTGAGGTTTCGGGTGTTGGCTTTACTAAACTAGGTGGAGAATATGCACTTGTTTTTGATTCTAATTTTTTAAAGTCTTCTTCTACGACTCCAGAACTTCAAAATTATCTTTTTATAGATGTAATTGATTCTACTAAGTTTATTAATGATTATGGCAGGGATAAATTAGTTGAATTAATGACTGGTGTTAAAAATTTTATGGAAATAGAATGTAATGGAAAAATTGAAGGATATAGGGAAGGTGGGGATGATTTAATTGCTCGATTCCCAAGCAAAGATTTAGCTATCCGAGCAGGTCTTGATACTGCATGGTATATTCTTAATAATGGTGCTAAAATCAGGGCAGGTATAGGAAAAAGTAGAAGAGAAGCAGGAGAGAGAGCTCAACTTGCTGATGAAGTTCAAATATCAAATCCTTTGTCTTTAGTTGTTTTTGATCTTGCTAATGGTCTTTATGCTTATTATATTCCTTCAGAATTTTTTAGAACTGTTATAAATTTACTATTAAATAAAAGAGCTAAATTAATTGGAATTTTTATTTTAGTATTCATACTTGTTTATTTCATGACTATTTTAGGTTATTGGGAATATAGTTTTGTAATAGTCATCTTAGCAGCTTTATATGCTTTAGCTTCTTAAGTAAACTAAAGATATTATTTATTTATAAAAGTAGTATTTTATTTATAAAATTATTATTTTTTCTATAAAAGTAGTATTTTATTTATAAAATTATTATTGATATTGTAAAAGTAGTCGTTATATTTTTAGTTTTTAGGTTTTTTATTATAATTCTTCTTCACTTCTTCTTTTAGCTTCAAGAAGTAGCTTTGTAACTTCTTTTGACCTAGCTCCTTTGTCTAATCTCCAATTAATTGATGCATTTTCATCTAACCAATTAGCTAAGTCTTTTGGAAGAGATATATTCATTCTTGACTTTTCTGATAATTTCCAGATTCTGTCAACTTCTTCTTTATTTACCATTATAAATACATTATCTTTTTTCTATATATATTTTTTTTGGTTTATTTTAGGTTTTATTCTTTTATTTATATTTTTATATATTTCTGTATATTTTTATATATTTATATATAAATTATATATAAATTTTTATTTATATGTATAAATAATTTTATGTGTATGTGTGTATGTAATCATTTACTTACTAATTATTTTTATTAAAATAAATATCTTTAAAAATCTTATTGTTTACAGTCTTTTTATCTTTTATATTAATTATAAAGATTTTTATATTAATTGTAAAGATTTTAATTTTAATCTACTATTTTTAAATACTTTTATTAGGTTTTATATCATATTTAGGATTTTTATTTGAAAATCAAATTATTTAAATTTAAAATTTTATTCTTGTACATTTGTGTACACACATACACACATAATAAATTATATATATGGTTATCAATATATGATAAAATTGCATTGTTGATATTAAGTAACATGTTCTTTTATAAAACAACATGTTGCTTAATGTTTCTTTAAATAGATTCATCAATTTTGTAGTAAAATTGTCTGTGATTCATTATTGAATCTTATGAATATGGTTTCTTATAATTATGGCTATATGATTATAATTATTACTATAATTATTACTATAAATGTGACTTTTTACTCAAACTTATGAACTGAAATAAAAATGGACTTATCAAATTACTCATAACTGAAAATAAATGTGAATATGAGAGCAAATACAA is a window of Methanobrevibacter arboriphilus JCM 13429 = DSM 1125 DNA encoding:
- the tgtA gene encoding tRNA guanosine(15) transglycosylase TgtA; amino-acid sequence: MFEIKYKDNRGRVGLLKTKHGTVKTPALMPVIHPKKQKIDVKKFDTEIVITNAYLVYKDEELKEKALSEGIHKLINFDGPVMTDSGSFQLSVYGDVDISNKEVIEFQEAIKTDIGTSLDIPTAPYETIEKTKEDLKITLERAKEAVEYKEAKNMEMLLNSVVQGSTYPELRSYCADELSKLNADLYPIGAVVPLMENYKYRDLVDVVMSSVSHLPDSTPRHLMGAGHPMLFALAVAMGCDLFDSAAYILYAEDDRFLTTRGTYKLENLQEMPCSCKICNNYTPDDLRAMEKDERTKLIAEHNLNVSFAELRVVRQAIIDGDLMELVEERCRVHPMLLDACRQLDKYTDDLELYDPRIKKSAFFYTGPESLRRPEVTRHLNKLKNMDKKRDLVILPKSRKPYSKYINKSDFGDFYTYGSETDLDLDNTDFMVLDVPFCLIPLDIDEVYPLSQNESPKINDIDSIEFIENFISEFIEYYDQTLISSKIIDLLGIGLYNIHPDSDNVKFIKDDERKVKAIADYQFGNGVGEFIFEGNLKIEKSKNTGKIRHIYSDGTLIANMRASDSFFVLAKEGAKRLHRFKAFPENRVVVNKDSEPFAREGKSVFSKFVLDCDTNIRSKDEVLIVNEDDELLAFGKALLNHNEIMDFNTGQAIKTRKGFGNIVS
- a CDS encoding right-handed parallel beta-helix repeat-containing protein, producing MATTVEITNTTEGGIKNTIDNNNDIIKLSGGKYTGENNTGIQIAKSKNITIKSNDTNNKAIIDGSNITSFINNEGNLTLINLILQNFNGNNGGAIYNEGNLIIINCTFLNNYATNGASIYNQDGSQIIDNSNFINNTASYGGGAIYHYRGIQDINNSNFRDNTGFHGGAIIYIYGNQIINNSNFTNNNGSYGGAIFNHYSNQTITNSNFINNTATEGGGAFIQIGFAQTIINSNFTNNSANYGGAIYKFGGKQVLINSKFKNNTANGYGSAIYNQEDKFDIINSYFENSKKEYNLLIYSDVPLNIMNNNIYNINNHGIFINNSNNSSNISNNRFYIDYNENNSKIKNISINGTVINNFFTITIKGNNNNITEIKEVKNTNSNYYKLEIIGNNNQIIKNELNGHIINKGHYTIIKNNNLYNNKNNNVIIENQGNKAIISYNKLTLTDNQNGIINTGSNNQINNNIIDGGSTAINSKGNDNQITYNNINKANTGIKVSSKAKILNNKIINNKYGIVNKASNSLINKNQLNNNQYGIYIKGINNQLIGNIITNNRNGIIVKGDYNNIKSNNIKSNNIKYSKKGIDINGNSNRIIYNNLNSNNNQIVSNGAKNFIYKNKIIKGNLAIKINGYKNKILSNSIKKPKNYGINLKGNSNTIQSNKITGNSIQKGYGIYIYKSKNNILKKNSITKHKYGLNILKQSQKNKIISNKIGKNYYGLIVNKVQKISKKQLAKNKIKQNKVNYKIIK
- a CDS encoding tetratricopeptide repeat protein; this encodes MNLNNNLTKEKLLKKLDYWYENARFEKVIDKVLKIPKEDRDYETTSYLIRAYNSVNKFQSAIRELNLIKDKGKSDPFWHFRLGYAYLNIENFDDALKEFETAHKLDENNETIKNHFETLKINLFLGKNLLEDEKNT
- a CDS encoding DUF2262 domain-containing protein translates to MEGSYSSFEAKINLWKKEVDLFINILENHHISDNIFEDIVRIIKFVEENKSMIQETLFKDDILELAEDITSSATLLECASDECYILDDGSKVYFPITKDDFFNSLYIESLTINFNKNNNSFIELILLNNPDYFNGSYFIINIDENSNIKFIGLED
- a CDS encoding nascent polypeptide-associated complex protein; translation: MIPGMNPKQMKQMERQMKKMGMEMKDLPDVKEVIIRFEDKELVIPDAEVNLMNVMGQETYQVTGTAVEVEIDAEIVIPDEDIEMVANQAGVSKSDAEKALISTNGDLAEAILKLSQ
- a CDS encoding metallophosphoesterase family protein produces the protein MPDSNENSLNSETVIAHISDLHISNNAFDDEIFLEVVNQINDLCPDMVIVTGDLTDHGYYSEFLKAKEYFSMIQFPLFAVPGNHDARNVGYEIFEELIGERSWVLTKDDDLTVIGMDSSGPDIDRGHIGRPQQLWMENELNKSLKNSNFSIVAMHHHVIPVPKTGRERNVLSDAGDILQSLIDHDVNMVICGHKHVPHLWRMENTLFVNAGSVSSIKLRGKDKNSYNTYHIRPDHIDVILNNINDEKIFLGKFNRI
- a CDS encoding NYN domain-containing protein; the protein is MKVIIDASNVAHFGKENDSSPKLANILSAVKALEDKGHDFVIMADASLKHEIDDKEKYVHLLDEEAIEEVPAGNNADHFILELAEEENAKILSNDLFREFNDEFKDIQSRRLPFSFDGEKITIGESKKPKKDKNILQHICNDILLSIENKRWEIYKGKEGIEFSPLNIAKESIIRMDKSQQDGVGNKIEGLFSKLPMFDKVMDMVEDVETSAPYVIFVLVHPKDYKEAVKSAGNISVTIADRLRLDKRPLIAVRNDLFMKPGTFELNILYSDEVEEEAPFNVEIKINSHDEVFIKKNSRNIASTVAGRMGSWKFPFVAVKPDIILEKPGEFETYLDKNEKYGKKEDK